GCTGCGTTGGATCTTCCAGCGAGGCATCATTTCACTGGCGAAATCGGTGCGCAAAGAACGCATGGAAGAGAACATCAATATTCTCGATTTTGAACTCAGCCCTGAAGATATGCTGCAGATTGCCGCCCTCGACACCGCAACCAGCGCCTTCTTCTCTCACCGTGACCCGGCGATGGTGGAATGGCTGACTGGCCGCAAACTTGATGTTTAAGTCGCGATAAAAGAGGTATTCATTGAATGCAAAAACGTTATCTGGGTAAATCCCGACTCGAAGTCTCCGCGCTTGGGCTCGGTTGCATGGGCTTAAGCCACGGCTATGGTCCGGCGACCGATACTCGTCAGGCTATCGAGCTCATTCGCGCAGCGGTTGAACGTGGCGTCACCTTCTTCGATACCGCTGAAGTGTATGGCCCCTTCCTCAATGAAGAAGTTGTCGGCGAAGCCTTAAAACCGTTTCGTGACCGCGTGGTCATCGCCACCAAGTTTGGTTTTACTTTTGGCGACGACAACAAGCAGCAGATTTTAAACAGCCGTCCGGAGCATATCCGTGAAGCGGTGGAAGGATCATTATGCCGTCTTAACACTGATGTCATTGACCTGCTATATCAACACCGTGTCGATCCGGACGTCCCGATTGAAGATGTTGCGGGTACGGTAAAAGACCTGATAGCTGAAGGCAAAGTTAAACATTTCGGTCTGTCCGAAGCGGGTGCGCAAACCATTCGTCGTGCGCATGCCGTACAACCGGTCACGGCCCTACAAAGCGAATACTCAATGTGGTGGCGCGAGCCTGAGCAGGAGATCCTGCCGGTACTGGAGGAACTGGGTATTGGTTTTGTGCCCTTCAGCCCATTAGGCAAAGGATTCCTGACGGGATCGATTAAGCCAGGAACCACTTTTGGCAAGGATGATTACCGCAGCACCGTGCCGCGTTTCGCCGGGCAGGCGATTGAAGCCAATGAAAAGCTGGTCTCATTGCTGGGTGAACTGGCGGCAGAGAAAGGCGTGACGTCGGCACAAATCGCGCTGGCATGGTTGCTGGCACAAAAGCCGTGGATTGTTCCTATCCCTGGTACCACGAAACTGCACCGGCTGGAGGAAAACCTGGGGGCCGCCGACATCATTCTTTCGCAGGATGACTCACGGCAGATAACCCAGGCGCTTGAGACGATTAAAGTCGTCGGCGAACGTTACTCTCCTGAGCACCAGGCCCGCGTAGGCCGTTAATACCCGGGCGGGTCCGCTGAGATTGGCGGACCCTTTATTCCTGGTAGCGAAGCGCATCGATCATCAGCGCAAATGCGGGCGGATGCTGCTTGCGGCTCGGGTAGTAGAGGTAATATCCGGGGAAAGATGGGCACCACTCCTGCAAAACCTGAATAAGTTCTCCCGACTTTATATAATCCTGCACCCTGTCTTCAGGTATACAGGCAATGCCAAAACCGGATAACGCCGCATCAATCCTTTCTGCCTGCAGATTAAAGGTTACCTGCCCTTCCACTCTGACCCGTAACGGTTTCCCATCCTTCTCAAACTCCCAGTGGTAAAGCCCACCGGCTGTCGGCAGGCGCATATTGATACACCGATGATTTTGTAGCTCGTGCGGCGTTTCAGGTGCAGGATTTGCAGCGAAATAAGACGGCGCTCCTACCACAGCCATTCTCATGTCCGGCCCAATTCTTACCGCAATCATGTCCTTATCCACGCTTTCGCCCAGACGGATCCCGGCATCAAAACGCCCCTCAACAATATCGACAAAGCCGTTATCAACGACCAGTTCAACATTGATTTCCGGGTATTCCCTGAGGAAGGGTTTTAGCTTCGGCCATACCAGACTTCGCACGGCATGCTCCCCTGCAGATAAACGGATATTGCCGGAGGCGGTGCCGTTCAGTTGAACAAGCGATTCCAGTTCCTGTTCAAGATCGGCAATGCGAGGTTCAAGGCAGGCAATAATTCTCTCACCGGCTTCCGTAGGGGCAACGCTTCGGGTCGTGCGGGTCAGAAGGCGAATATTCAGCCTTTCCTCCAGGGCCTTCATCGCGTGGCTGAGTGCAGACTGAGAAACGCCCAGTTTACCCGCTGCTTTGGTAAAACTTCGCTCCCTTGCCACCACAAGAAAGATTTGCAGTTCGTTGAAATTTTCTTTGAGCATCGGCGATTTCCTTATGGAGGCATTCCCTTCATCGCACACTCATGAAGGGTGTTCATAGACACAATCATTTTAGCCCCATTACTGACAATAATGATAATTGATATTCTGGTTGTATCGAAAATAAGTCTGAATTATCAGAAGGTTTATCATGAAAATACTCGTTGCAGGGGCGACAGGAAGCATTGGCCTTCATGTCGTGAATACCGCAATAAAAATGGGCCATCAGCCCGTCGCGCTGGTCAGAAATAAACGCAAAGTAAAATTGCTTCCTCGTGGAACAGATGTTTTTTACGGCGATGTTTCAATGCCGGAAACACTCACCGAATTGCCGAAAGATATTGATGCCATCATCTTCACGCTCGGTTCCGATGGTCAGGGTCGTATTGGTGCCAGAGCGATCGATTACGGCGGAGTACGTAATATTTTACGAATTTTCAAGAATACGCCTGTTCGTATCAGCCTGATGACCACGATTGGCGTGACTGAGCGGCTCAGCACCTGGAATCAACGCACTGAGGTTCATGACTGGAAAAGACGTGCCGAGCGTCTGGTCAGGGCCAGCGGTCACCCCTATACCATCGTCAGGCCCGGCTGGTTTGATTACAACAATGATGATGAACACAGAATCGTTATGCTTCAGGGAGATCGTCGCCATGCGGGAACACCGGAAGATGGTGTGATATCCCGGGAGCAAATCGCAGCGGTTCTGGTCAGTGCCCTGACCCACGACGAGGCAAAAAATAAAACGTTCGAGCTGGTAGCTGAGCAAGGCGAAGCACAGCAGGATCTTACCCCACTGTTTGCAGACCTACAGTCTGATGATCCACAAAAAAATGATGGGGTTCTGGACATAGACAATATGCCTCTGCGTGAAGAACCTGAGTGCATTATTAACGAACTGAACCTGTATTCAAAAAATTAACCAATCTACAACCCTGACAATTTTGTCATATAGCGGTCAGCCTCATGTCAGCTTATGTCTGTATATTTACATATACAGACGGGGATAGTTCCCCTGATACGAATCCAGTTTTAAACATAGATTTTAAAAGAGGTATTAAATATGAAAGCACTACTTATTACTACATTGGTCATGGGTTTTATATCTGTGAATGCCGCCTCTGCAGCTCAGGAAATTAACCATGCAGATGGGAAAGAAAAGATTGGTGTAGTCTCAACCAGCAATGCCTATACGCTTGATGATTTATCGAATGCGCTCTCTCGTAAGGCTGATGAGCAAGGAGCAACATCGTTCAAAATTCTGTCAACCACGGGGAATAACCGGTTGCACGGGGTTGCTGAAATCTATAAGTAAATCATTAGCATCCCGACAGGATGTGTCTCAGCCCTCTTATAGTGAGCGTCGTTCTATGTTTAGAACAGAAGACATCATCGACGAGATAACTCAATGGATTGATTCAAACTTACATAAACCGCTGAAGATAGAGGATGTTGCTGCGCGGGCAGGATACTCCAAGTGGCATCTTCAGCGTATTTTTGTACAGGTGAAAGAGGTCAGCCTTGGAAAATATATAAGAGATAAAAAACTTAAACTTGCAGCTAAAGATCTCATCGAGACTAATGAGCCAGTGATGGGTATAGCCTATAAATATGGATTCGATTCCCAGCAAACATTTACGAGAGTCTTCTCTAAAAAATACAAATTGCCACCATTGAGATATAGAAACGCCGTAAAGAGAAAAAAAATATTAACAGTTTAAAGCTATCAACCTTACGTAACATAACAAAAAAATAATTTATTCCAGAATCAAAAATTTTGGTCTAGAAGCTTCTTGTTCGGAACAAAGCTCTGCCTAGTTTTTAACATACAATGTCTAGACCATGACCTTCAGCCATTACACATCAGCCAAAATATCTACCAGAACCAGATCGATATCTCAACAATATACCCATCGTGGCAAACCATTAACTTTTAGATATCTTATTTACCCTTGCAGTCGATTCATGGCACTGAGCAGACAAACTAACAGAGCTGAAGGTCCGCTGTGAGCGAACAGCGGACCTTCAATCGAAGTGATGAATTAACAAAGTAAGCTCTCACGCTATTTCAATATCACTTTTTTTTAGAAAACAATTTGGTGCGAACATTCTTCAAAAATTCGCTATAGCGCATTCCGCTGGCTGAGATGATAATGCGCTGAGCAAGCATCAGCCCTGCCGCCATATACAAAAACGCCAGCAACCAGGTAGAGAAGTGAGTCTCCGTATTCACGGCTATATAGTGGAGGGTATAGTTATAAATAGCTATCTGAAATGGCCCGGGATTGGGCGGGAGTAATTCTCTCAAAGCGTGAAGGAGTGAAACCAGAAAATGTCGGTGTCTTTAGCGGCCGTGCTCTTGTTTCATACAGAGCACTGCTGACTGTCGCGAGCGGCTGATCGCAGGCCCCCCCGGGGTTCAATAGGAAAATCCCGCTAGCACGTTACTGCAGCTACGCAAATGAATGACCTGCCCGTAACAAATTACGCTAACACCCGCGAATGTCAGGCTCCCTTCAACAGAAGTAAAAGCGCCTCCCCCGACACTTTACGGCGGTGCACGTCATCATGGCAGACATTACAGAGCGTAATTAAGTTATCCAGCGTATTTTCACCGCCGTCAGCATGATGCTCTATATGATGCAATTCAAGGAACGTTCGGGGGTCATTTGCTGTTTTACGGGCGTGCGACCAGCCACAGTTCCGGCAGGCGTGATGATCGCGCTCAAGGACGGCTACGCGCACCGGATCAGGAATTTTCCGGTCATGTACCTCAGCCTGACGATCTTCCTCGAGCAAATAGGCCCCCACTTCAAGCTCCGGTCGGCCTGAATTCCTAGTGGCGATCGGCCAGCCCTCTTCGGTACGCAGCTCGCGTGTACGGCGGGCCCATTCCTTACTGTCGTTTGCAAGATAACGTAACTCTTCGCCCGTTACCGGACGGCCAACGTTTTTACGCAGATAGGAGAGAATTTTGTCTTTCGTCGAAAGCTTACTTCGCCGCAGAACATTGGCCTCATTCCATCGCAGGGCGGCCTCCCTGTCCTGTTCTGTTGTCATCAGCGCATAGACATCCGTTTTAAGAGCGGTCATTGTGCGGGCCTGGAGTTCCTCCAGCGTTATCTCATCCTGTTCAATCATTTCCTTCAGCGTGGTACCGCTTAATACGGACCAGCCAAACTGGACCCGGAGCTCTCTTATCCGCCGCGCATACTCACTTATCCCAGCCACCACCATCAGTTCATCCCCGTGAATGATGACGCGCGGATATTTGATGAGATAAGCCAGAATACGGTCGCGTGCCGAATTACAGCCCTCCTCATGCATCAGAGAGCTGCCGAGATCCCGCAGCAGATGGTTGGCAGGGATGAGAGAAAGAACCTGTTCCCGCAGGGAGTCCTCTGCGAGCTTGTGTTCAAAATCGGTAATTAACGCCAGGAGCTGTTTACGCAGCGTTTCCGGTTCGCTCTTCTTCGATCTTCTCGCCATGTTGAATCTGATATTCCATTAAAGTAAGCACATAGGTCGCAATTTTTTGCGCAAACACGGGCGGAACCGCGTTTCCAATCTGACGTGCGATCTCGGTTTTTGATCCAAGGAAAACAAAATCATCCGGGAAACTCATCAGGCGCGCCGCTTCCCGGTGCGTAATTGGGCGGTGTGATTCCGGATGCAGATAACGCCCTTTCTCGGGTTTGAAGAACTCGGTGCGAATCGTTACGGAAGGACGTTCCCACCACAAACGGCCAAACAAATCCGTACCACCGGACGTTTTTTTGATCCAGCAGGCAGGCGTAATATCGGGTCTGTTTTTTTGTAAGTCGAAACGGTTTCCGCCGACCGGCACAGCACGATAACGCTCCTGAGACAGTGCAGTCGGGTTTCGCCCAAAATGCAGATCTAAAGGCGGAGGCAGATCGCGCACTTCTGTACCAACCGGCTCCGGTAAATCACCGATGAATTCTCTGACCGTCAGCCAGGCAGGCAGATCTCCGGCTTTATCGGGATGCCGATGCGACGGCGCAGGTGGGAACGCAGGGATGCCCCCCCGCACAAAACGGTCTTTCTTAATGCCGATCGCAATGGCACGTTTACGCGTCTGGGGGGCACCATAGTCTGCCGTATTCAGCACAGAAGGGTTGAGAAGCAAAAAACCCATACTCTCCGCACGTTCACGGATATCCTGGAATTCATCACTGGTTAACAGACCCGGGACATTTTCCATCACAAAGACAGAAGCGCCCGATCGCTCAATGATGTCCATGTACGGTTCCCAGAGCGCGCGTCGATGGTCCCCTTCCCGGTTTTTATTGAGTAAACTGAACCCCTGACACGGCGGCCCACCGATAACAATATCCGCTTCAGGCACGGTATTTTCCGTGATCCACTCTTCTATGTTGGTGACGATGCCATGCTCGCCAAAGTTGGCGTTGTACGTTCTGATGGCCGCCTTATCATTGTCCAGAGCCAGAACGCTTTCAAAATGAGCGCCATTCTTCCCTTTCATGAAGCCGCAGGACAAGCCGCCAGCGCCACAAAACAGATCAATGATCTTTAATTTATTGGTTTTACTCATTCAGACAGTATCCCGTATCCCGCTTCAGTCTCGACAGATAAGTCTATCATAAAGTGAATCTGTATGTATGCACAGTACCACCAGTGGAAACTTGGCTCAGATGAAGTGCCAACGCGCGTATGGGCTGAATGTACGCTTCTGGCTGTGAGTTCAATGTGTTGCATCCATCGGTTGAACTCACAGCACTAAGCAGACAGTCAGACGCAAATGTAAATCAGTACAAAAAATTACTGGGGTTGAACTCCTCCAAAACGGAGGAGCTAAGCTTTAGATTTCACGCTATCTACTAATAAACGACCAATTTAACAATAGTATCATAATGCAATGATTAGTTTATATTTCCCCATATTATCAATATAATCTGCATACCACTGCATCATCTCCCTCCGCCCTTCCAGATATAACGCGTGGTTATACGTCCCGCGAATCGCATTCTTATCAACGTGAGCCAGCTGGGTTTCAATCCATGCTGTATTGAACCCTTCCTCATGCAAAATCGTACTCATCGTGTGCCTAAAACCATGTCCCGTAACCTTTCCTGTATATCCAATCCGTTTGAATACCTGATTAATGCTCGCTTCACTCATCGTCTTACGGGGATCATTACGCCCTGGGAATACCAGAGGATATTGTCCAGACATCACTTTGAGCCGCTGTATGATTTCCAGCGCTTGGGTAGAGAGGGGGACAAGGTGAGGCCGTTTCATCTTCATTCGCTCTGCAGGTATTTCCCACACCGCTTTCTCAAGATCAAACTCACTCCAGAAAGCCCCCCGAAGCTCGCCGGTACGAACTCCCGTAAGGATTAGCAAACGTGCGGCAAGAACAACTAACGGGCTACCTGTATAGCTAGAGAGAGCTTTAAAGAAGTCTGGTAACTCCTCAACGGTAAGGAAGGGATAATGCTTCGATTCATGTCCTGACATCGCGCTGGTTAGATCCGCCGCAGGATTGTATTCCGCACGGCCGGTAACGATGGCGTAACGAAAGACTTCGCTGCAGCGCTGGCGAACCTTCTTAGCCTTCTCTGTCGCGCCACGGCTTTCCATACGATGCAGCACATTAAGCAGAACCAGCGGTTTGATTTCATTCACCGGCAGTTGGCCGATATAGGGGAAAATATCTTTATTGAAAGCTTCGATAATGTCGGAGGCATAACCTTCTGACCAACGGCTCACCTTCGTTCCGTGCCACTCAAGCGCCACAGACTGGAACGTGTTGTTGAGTTGCACATCCCGAACCAGCTTTTCTTCTTTCTTTGCGAAAGACGGATCGATACCCTCGGCCAGCTTTTTCTTAGCTTCATCACGCAGTGCCCTCGCTTGTGCAAGGGACACTGCCGGATAGACCCCAAAAGCCATACGCTTCTCTTTTCCATTGAAGCGATATTTCATTCGCCAGTATCGAGAACCAGAGGGAACGACTTCAAGATACAAACCAGCACCATCTGCCAGCTTATAGGCTTTCTCTCTGGGTTTAGCAGCGTCTACCTGTCGCGCATTAAGCTTCATTGGGGGCATCTCCCTGGACCGAACACAGAATGCCCCCACTTATGCCCCCAACTGTAACTTGATTCCGGTTCAGTCCAGTTGATAACAGGAGATAAAATACGGGCTTGAAGTCGCAGTATACGGGCTTTAAGTTGATTTCGGTAGACTTGGGAAGAGTCTGAAATGGTGCCGATAATAGGAGTCGAACCTACGACCTTCGCATTACGAATGCGCTGCTCTACCAACTGAGCTATATCGGCCCTGATAAGGACATGCCCACGAGTGTGAACACGGGGTAGAAGGTTAAAACTAACCGAGTGATGCGTCAATAGCCTTGCGAATCAAGTGGCTGATTTTGCATCACCCGGCGTTAATTAGGCACGAATCGTATCATCACCAAAGCCGATCCACTTGTAGGTGGTCAGCGCTTCCAGCCCCATTGGACCGCGTGCATGTAATTTTTGCGTGCTAACGGCAACTTCCGCACCAAGACCAAACTGCCCGCCATCGGTAAAACGGGTAGAGGCATTGACGTACACCGCAGACGAGTCCACTTCATTCACAAAACGGTTCGCGTTGTACATGGTGCGTGTCAGGATGGCGTCGGAGTGCTGGGTGCCGTGCGCGCGAATATGCGCGATAGCGTCATCCAGATCGGCGACAATTTTGACATTCAGATCCAGCGACAGGAACTCGTCGTCAAATTCTTCCGCTTTTACCGCCACCACGTTCGCAGGCCCCGCGCTCAACGGGGCAAACGAGCGCTCATCTGCATGCAGCGTCACGCCACTCTCAGCCATCTGCTGACTCAGCGGGGGCAGGAAACGCGCAGCGATATCCTGATGCACCAACAGCGTCTCGACCGTGTTACAGGTACTCGGACGTTGCGTTTTCGCATTGACGATAATCTTCAGCGCCGGGGCAATCTCAGCGCTATCGTCAACAAAGATATGGCAAACACCAATCCCGCCGGTGATCACCGGAATGGTCGACTGCTCACGGCACAACTTATGTAAGCCCGCGCCACCACGAGGGATCAACATGTCGATATGCTTATCCATGCGCAGCATCTCATTCACCAACGCACGATCGGGACTTTCAATCGCCTGAACCGCCGCTTCCGGTAACCCGCAGGAGATTAACGCCTGCTGGATCACACGCACGGTGGCGGCATTCGTACGATAGGTCTCTTTTCCACCGCGCAGAATCGCCGCATTGCCCGTTTTCAGGCACAGGGAGGCAACATCGACAGTGACGTTCGGTCGCGCTTCATAAATGACGCCAATCACGCCCAGCGGCACGCGGCGACGTTCCAGACGCAGTCCGCTGTCCAGCAGTCCCCCGTCAATTACCTGACCGACCGGATCCGCCAGCTTACAGACCTGACGAACATCATCAGCAATCGCTTTCAGCCGCGTCGGCGTCAGCGCCAGGCGATCGAGCATCGCCTCGCTCAGACCGTTTGCACGCGCTTCAGCTACGTCCTGCGCATTCGCGTTCAGGATAGTTTCCGTTTGTGCTTCAAGCTCATCAGCTATTTGTTCCAGGACGCGATTTTTTTCGCGGCTGGAGAGCAGCGCCAGTTTGTACGACGCCGCTTTGGCAGCAATGCCCATTTTTTCCAGCATTTATCTGCTCCTTAACGGGTAATCATGTCATCGCGATGGACGGCGACCGGGCCATATTCATAGCCCAGAATCGCGTCGATCTGCTGGGAGTGGTGTCCGGCAATGCGGCGCAGCGCATCGCTGTTGTAGCGGCTCACGCCATGGGCGATATCGCGCCCTTCCAGATTACAGATGCGGATCACTTCACCACGTGAGAAGTTGCCTGTCACGCTTTTAATACCTTTTGGCAGCAGGGAACTACCGCGCTCCAGAATAGCTGCCGTCGCCCCTTCATCAACGGTAATTTCACCGGCCGGCGGCGCGCCGAAGATCCAGCGCTTGCGGTTCTCCAGCGGAGAAGCCTGCGCGTGGAAGCGGGTGCCGACAGAGATCCCTTCCATCACGTCGCCAATCACGCCCGGCTTACTGCCGGCGGCAATGATGGTGTCGATACCGGCGCGACAAGCGACATCCGCGGCCTGTAGCTTGGTGCCCATGCCGCCCGTTCCCAGCCCCGACACGCTGTCGCCGGCAATAGCGCGCAGCGCGTCATCAATCCCGTAGACATCTTTAATCAGCTCAGCCTGCGGATCGGTTCGTGGATCGGCGGTGAACAGCCCCTGTTGGTCGGTTA
The DNA window shown above is from Citrobacter farmeri and carries:
- a CDS encoding aldo/keto reductase translates to MQKRYLGKSRLEVSALGLGCMGLSHGYGPATDTRQAIELIRAAVERGVTFFDTAEVYGPFLNEEVVGEALKPFRDRVVIATKFGFTFGDDNKQQILNSRPEHIREAVEGSLCRLNTDVIDLLYQHRVDPDVPIEDVAGTVKDLIAEGKVKHFGLSEAGAQTIRRAHAVQPVTALQSEYSMWWREPEQEILPVLEELGIGFVPFSPLGKGFLTGSIKPGTTFGKDDYRSTVPRFAGQAIEANEKLVSLLGELAAEKGVTSAQIALAWLLAQKPWIVPIPGTTKLHRLEENLGAADIILSQDDSRQITQALETIKVVGERYSPEHQARVGR
- a CDS encoding LysR family transcriptional regulator; protein product: MLKENFNELQIFLVVARERSFTKAAGKLGVSQSALSHAMKALEERLNIRLLTRTTRSVAPTEAGERIIACLEPRIADLEQELESLVQLNGTASGNIRLSAGEHAVRSLVWPKLKPFLREYPEINVELVVDNGFVDIVEGRFDAGIRLGESVDKDMIAVRIGPDMRMAVVGAPSYFAANPAPETPHELQNHRCINMRLPTAGGLYHWEFEKDGKPLRVRVEGQVTFNLQAERIDAALSGFGIACIPEDRVQDYIKSGELIQVLQEWCPSFPGYYLYYPSRKQHPPAFALMIDALRYQE
- a CDS encoding SDR family oxidoreductase produces the protein MKILVAGATGSIGLHVVNTAIKMGHQPVALVRNKRKVKLLPRGTDVFYGDVSMPETLTELPKDIDAIIFTLGSDGQGRIGARAIDYGGVRNILRIFKNTPVRISLMTTIGVTERLSTWNQRTEVHDWKRRAERLVRASGHPYTIVRPGWFDYNNDDEHRIVMLQGDRRHAGTPEDGVISREQIAAVLVSALTHDEAKNKTFELVAEQGEAQQDLTPLFADLQSDDPQKNDGVLDIDNMPLREEPECIINELNLYSKN
- a CDS encoding DUF1471 domain-containing protein gives rise to the protein MKALLITTLVMGFISVNAASAAQEINHADGKEKIGVVSTSNAYTLDDLSNALSRKADEQGATSFKILSTTGNNRLHGVAEIYK
- a CDS encoding helix-turn-helix domain-containing protein, with the translated sequence MFRTEDIIDEITQWIDSNLHKPLKIEDVAARAGYSKWHLQRIFVQVKEVSLGKYIRDKKLKLAAKDLIETNEPVMGIAYKYGFDSQQTFTRVFSKKYKLPPLRYRNAVKRKKILTV
- a CDS encoding HNH endonuclease, coding for MARRSKKSEPETLRKQLLALITDFEHKLAEDSLREQVLSLIPANHLLRDLGSSLMHEEGCNSARDRILAYLIKYPRVIIHGDELMVVAGISEYARRIRELRVQFGWSVLSGTTLKEMIEQDEITLEELQARTMTALKTDVYALMTTEQDREAALRWNEANVLRRSKLSTKDKILSYLRKNVGRPVTGEELRYLANDSKEWARRTRELRTEEGWPIATRNSGRPELEVGAYLLEEDRQAEVHDRKIPDPVRVAVLERDHHACRNCGWSHARKTANDPRTFLELHHIEHHADGGENTLDNLITLCNVCHDDVHRRKVSGEALLLLLKGA
- a CDS encoding DNA cytosine methyltransferase, with the protein product MSKTNKLKIIDLFCGAGGLSCGFMKGKNGAHFESVLALDNDKAAIRTYNANFGEHGIVTNIEEWITENTVPEADIVIGGPPCQGFSLLNKNREGDHRRALWEPYMDIIERSGASVFVMENVPGLLTSDEFQDIRERAESMGFLLLNPSVLNTADYGAPQTRKRAIAIGIKKDRFVRGGIPAFPPAPSHRHPDKAGDLPAWLTVREFIGDLPEPVGTEVRDLPPPLDLHFGRNPTALSQERYRAVPVGGNRFDLQKNRPDITPACWIKKTSGGTDLFGRLWWERPSVTIRTEFFKPEKGRYLHPESHRPITHREAARLMSFPDDFVFLGSKTEIARQIGNAVPPVFAQKIATYVLTLMEYQIQHGEKIEEERTGNAA
- a CDS encoding tyrosine-type recombinase/integrase, yielding MKLNARQVDAAKPREKAYKLADGAGLYLEVVPSGSRYWRMKYRFNGKEKRMAFGVYPAVSLAQARALRDEAKKKLAEGIDPSFAKKEEKLVRDVQLNNTFQSVALEWHGTKVSRWSEGYASDIIEAFNKDIFPYIGQLPVNEIKPLVLLNVLHRMESRGATEKAKKVRQRCSEVFRYAIVTGRAEYNPAADLTSAMSGHESKHYPFLTVEELPDFFKALSSYTGSPLVVLAARLLILTGVRTGELRGAFWSEFDLEKAVWEIPAERMKMKRPHLVPLSTQALEIIQRLKVMSGQYPLVFPGRNDPRKTMSEASINQVFKRIGYTGKVTGHGFRHTMSTILHEEGFNTAWIETQLAHVDKNAIRGTYNHALYLEGRREMMQWYADYIDNMGKYKLIIAL
- the proA gene encoding glutamate-5-semialdehyde dehydrogenase codes for the protein MLEKMGIAAKAASYKLALLSSREKNRVLEQIADELEAQTETILNANAQDVAEARANGLSEAMLDRLALTPTRLKAIADDVRQVCKLADPVGQVIDGGLLDSGLRLERRRVPLGVIGVIYEARPNVTVDVASLCLKTGNAAILRGGKETYRTNAATVRVIQQALISCGLPEAAVQAIESPDRALVNEMLRMDKHIDMLIPRGGAGLHKLCREQSTIPVITGGIGVCHIFVDDSAEIAPALKIIVNAKTQRPSTCNTVETLLVHQDIAARFLPPLSQQMAESGVTLHADERSFAPLSAGPANVVAVKAEEFDDEFLSLDLNVKIVADLDDAIAHIRAHGTQHSDAILTRTMYNANRFVNEVDSSAVYVNASTRFTDGGQFGLGAEVAVSTQKLHARGPMGLEALTTYKWIGFGDDTIRA
- the proB gene encoding glutamate 5-kinase: MSDSQTLVVKLGTSVLTGGSRRLNRAHIVELVRQCAQLHAAGHRIVIVTSGAIAAGREHLGYPELPATIATKQLLAAVGQSRLIQLWEQLFSIYGIHVGQMLLTRADMEDRERFLNARDTLRALLDNNIVPVINENDAVATAEIKVGDNDNLSALAAILAGADKLLLLTDQQGLFTADPRTDPQAELIKDVYGIDDALRAIAGDSVSGLGTGGMGTKLQAADVACRAGIDTIIAAGSKPGVIGDVMEGISVGTRFHAQASPLENRKRWIFGAPPAGEITVDEGATAAILERGSSLLPKGIKSVTGNFSRGEVIRICNLEGRDIAHGVSRYNSDALRRIAGHHSQQIDAILGYEYGPVAVHRDDMITR